In a single window of the Drosophila albomicans strain 15112-1751.03 chromosome 3, ASM965048v2, whole genome shotgun sequence genome:
- the LOC117571404 gene encoding nuclear valosin-containing protein-like isoform X3, whose amino-acid sequence MKKNKPLLHDHLITNRVKQYLEEHIDETYLDVKQMTKELMRKYPEYSRRKLGPFRQLVHQAFSIISDSYNLDKASSSDDEDDYASDEAQATTAKNSVMSNMMHGLYSSNHQQQQAKKPPIATKPSNEPIDISSGDENDDDVSNSPPNGGPPPNVNIAATIKALKRPLEESATPAANVHAKKSTRQEVGGGANASAVNPKKFVAVSVNASKGNNDAGSRKEPHGASCSSYDQFQQRQPTSREFNERAPSRVRKYKKEVEITRSNESFRDIGGMDGTLKELCEMLIHIKSPEFYFQLGLLPSRGLLLHGPPGCGKTYLARAIAGQLKMPLLEVPATELIGGISGESEERIRDIFELAIDNSPCVLFIDEIDAIAGNRQWAAKDMERRIVSQLITSLDQLKSTEFGQSVVVIGATTRPDTLDPGLRRIGRFDHEIAIHIPSRKERREILRIQCESLAIDPKFNYDKVAELTPGYVGADLLALVSRAATIAVKRRSMQKFRELHAASELNMTTVTLDDDEPGEDKADDEAKEKTPTDTKTAESAATADIEKKETNGEEANKESETPMEVDSKTADDATTPSQENEQKEKPTVEPIADEFYEPTLAELTNFLDNPPEEFVYNNFCLTLDDFIAAIKVMQPSAKREGFITVPDITWEDIGSLHDIREELKLAVLAPVKYPEMLVRLGLEAPSGVLLCGPPGCGKTLLAKAIANEAGINFISVKGPELMNMYVGESERAVRACFQRARNSAPCVIFFDEFDSLCPKRSDGGDGNNSGTRIVNQLLTEMDGVEERKGVYILAATNRPDIIDPAILRPGRLDTILYVGLPDEQERADILKATTKNGKRPVLAEDVDLNELAAQTDGYTGADLAGLVKQASMFALRQALNSDNTNTDDLCVRKLNFEEALKQLRPSVSEQDRKVYEKLRQKYAAPRVPLLERK is encoded by the exons ATGAAGAAGAACAAACCACTATTGCACGACCATTTAATAACCAATCGTGTCAAGCAG TACCTTGAGGAGCACATCGACGAGACGTATTTGGATGTGAAGCAGATGACCAAGGAGTTGATGCGCAAATATCCCGAATATTCGCGTCGCAAACTTGGACCATTCAGACAACTAGTGCATCAAG CATTTTCCATCATTTCGGACAGCTATAATTTGGACAAAGCGAGCAGCTccgacgacgaagacgattACGCATCAGACGAAGCacaagcgacaacagcaaagaaCAGTGTCATGAGCAATATGATGCATGGCCTGTACAGTAGCAaccatcaacagcaacaggctAAGAAACCCCCGATTGCCACAAAACCTAGCAATGAACCCATTGACATTTCCAGTGGCGATgagaacgatgatgatgtCTCAAATAGTCCACCAAATGGAGGTCCACCACCGAATGTCAATATTGCTGCCACTATAAAAGCATTGAAACGTCCCTTGGAGGAATCAGCTACACCGGCAGCTAATGTGCATGCCAAGAAAA GCACTCGACAGGAAGTGGGCGGCGGTGCCAACGCATCAGCTGTCAATCCCAAAAAGT tCGTTGCAGTTTCTGTAAACGCTTCTAAGGGCAACAATGATGCTGGCTCACGTAAGGAGCCCCATGGAGCAAGCTGCTCATCATATGATCAGTTCCAGCAGCGACAACCGACATCACGTGAATTCAACGAACGTGCACCGTCGCGAGTACgcaaatataaaaaggaaGTTGAGATCACTCGGTCAAATGAGAGCTTCCGTGATATTGGTGGCATGGATGGCACATTAAAGGAGCTATGCGAGATGCTTATACATATCAAATCACCAGAGTTTTACTTTCAACTGGGTTTGCTACCCTCGCGCGGCCTGCTGTTGCATGGTCCGCCTGGTTGTGGGAAAACCTATTTGGCACGAGCCATTGCAGGT CAATTGAAAATGCCTTTGCTGGAGGTGCCTGCCACAGAGCTGATAGGTGGCATTTCGGGTGAGTCGGAGgagcgtatacgtgatatctTTGAGCTGGCCATTGACAATTCGCCGTGTGTCTTGTTTATTGATGAAATCGATGCCATTGCCGGCAATCGTCAGTGGGCTGCCAAGGACATGGAGCGTCGCATTGTTTCGCAGCTCATAACCAGCTTGGATCAGCTGAAAAGCACTGAATTTGGTCAATCTGTAGTTGTCATCGGCGCTACCACACGACCGGATACCCTTGATCCGGGTCTACGTCGCATTGGGCGATTCGATCATGAGATTGCCATACACATACCGTCGCGAAAAGAGCGTCGGGAAATCTTGCGAATTCAGTGCGAGAGTCTGGCAATTGATCCCAAGTTTAACTATGATAAAGTTGCTGAGTTGACGCCCGGTTATGTGGGCGCCGATCTGCTTGCCTTGGTGTCACGTGCTGCAACAATTGCCGTCAAACGTCGATCGATGCAAAAGTTTCGTGAATTGCACGCTGCAAGTGAGCTCAATATGACCACTGTGACGTTGGATGATGATGAGCCTGGCGAGGATAAAGCAGATGATGAGGCCAAGGAGAAGACGCCAACAGACACGAAAACAGCTGAATCAGCTGCTACTGCAGATAtcgaaaagaaagaaacaaatggTGAAGAGGCCAACAAAGAGAGCGAAACTCCAATGGAAGTTGATAGTAAGACAGCAGATGATGCAACAACCCCAAGCCAAGAGAATGAGCAAAAGGAAAAGCCCACTGTTGAGCCAATTGCGGATGAGTTCTATGAGCCCACATTGGCCGAGTTGACCAACTTTCTGGACAATCCACCTGAAGAGTTCGTCTACAACAATTTCTGTTTGACGCTCGACGATTTCATTGCGGCCATTAAAGTAATGCAGCCATCGGCGAAACGTGAAGGTTTCATTACGGTGCCGGACATCACATGGGAAGATATTGGCTCGCTGCACGACATACGAGAAGAGCTCAAGCTGGCTGTGTTGGCACCTGTTAAATATCCCGAGATGTTGGTACGCTTGGGTCTGGAGGCGCCGTCTGGAGTGCTGCTCTGTGGACCACCTGGTTGCGGCAAAACTTTGCTGGCCAAGGCAATTGCCAACGAGGCAggcattaatttcatttcggTCAAAGGTCCCGAATTGATGAATATG TATGTGGGCGAAAGTGAGCGTGCTGTGCGCGCCTGCTTCCAGCGGGCTCGAAATTCGGCGCCCTGTGTCATCTTCTTCGATGAGTTCGATTCGTTGTGCCCCAAGCGTTCAGATGGCGGTGATGGCAACAATTCCGGCACACGCATTGTCAATCAGCTGCTGACTGAGATGGATGGTGTGGAGGAACGCAAAGGCGTTTATATACTGGCTGCTACCAATCGACCGGACATTATTGATCCGGCCATATTGCGTCCAGGTCGCCTGGATACCATACTCTATGTGGGATTGCCCGATGAGCAAGAACGCGCCGATATACTAAAAGCTACCACAAAG aaTGGCAAGCGACCAGTGTTGGCTGAGGATGTGGACCTCAATGAGTTGGCGGCTCAAACCGATGGTTATACTGGTGCTGATTTGGCTGGTTTGGTGAAGCAGGCTTCCATGTTTGCACTGCGTCAGGCGCTGAACAGTGATAATACCAATACCGATGATTTGTGTGTGCGCAAATTGAACTTTGAGGAAGCGCTGAAACAGCTACGTCCATCTGTTAGTGAGCAG GATCGCAAGGTTTATGAGAAGCTGCGACAGAAATACGCTGCGCCGCGTGTGCCGTTGCTGGAGCGCAAGTGA
- the LOC117571404 gene encoding nuclear valosin-containing protein-like isoform X2, which yields MKKNKPLLHDHLITNRVKQYLEEHIDETYLDVKQMTKELMRKYPEYSRRKLGPFRQLVHQAFSIISDSYNLDKASSSDDEDDYASDEAQATTAKNSVMSNMMHGLYSSNHQQQQAKKPPIATKPSNEPIDISSGDENDDDVSNSPPNGGPPPNVNIAATIKALKRPLEESATPAANVHAKKIKHDLTIASFAGTRQEVGGGANASAVNPKKFSVNASKGNNDAGSRKEPHGASCSSYDQFQQRQPTSREFNERAPSRVRKYKKEVEITRSNESFRDIGGMDGTLKELCEMLIHIKSPEFYFQLGLLPSRGLLLHGPPGCGKTYLARAIAGQLKMPLLEVPATELIGGISGESEERIRDIFELAIDNSPCVLFIDEIDAIAGNRQWAAKDMERRIVSQLITSLDQLKSTEFGQSVVVIGATTRPDTLDPGLRRIGRFDHEIAIHIPSRKERREILRIQCESLAIDPKFNYDKVAELTPGYVGADLLALVSRAATIAVKRRSMQKFRELHAASELNMTTVTLDDDEPGEDKADDEAKEKTPTDTKTAESAATADIEKKETNGEEANKESETPMEVDSKTADDATTPSQENEQKEKPTVEPIADEFYEPTLAELTNFLDNPPEEFVYNNFCLTLDDFIAAIKVMQPSAKREGFITVPDITWEDIGSLHDIREELKLAVLAPVKYPEMLVRLGLEAPSGVLLCGPPGCGKTLLAKAIANEAGINFISVKGPELMNMYVGESERAVRACFQRARNSAPCVIFFDEFDSLCPKRSDGGDGNNSGTRIVNQLLTEMDGVEERKGVYILAATNRPDIIDPAILRPGRLDTILYVGLPDEQERADILKATTKNGKRPVLAEDVDLNELAAQTDGYTGADLAGLVKQASMFALRQALNSDNTNTDDLCVRKLNFEEALKQLRPSVSEQDRKVYEKLRQKYAAPRVPLLERK from the exons ATGAAGAAGAACAAACCACTATTGCACGACCATTTAATAACCAATCGTGTCAAGCAG TACCTTGAGGAGCACATCGACGAGACGTATTTGGATGTGAAGCAGATGACCAAGGAGTTGATGCGCAAATATCCCGAATATTCGCGTCGCAAACTTGGACCATTCAGACAACTAGTGCATCAAG CATTTTCCATCATTTCGGACAGCTATAATTTGGACAAAGCGAGCAGCTccgacgacgaagacgattACGCATCAGACGAAGCacaagcgacaacagcaaagaaCAGTGTCATGAGCAATATGATGCATGGCCTGTACAGTAGCAaccatcaacagcaacaggctAAGAAACCCCCGATTGCCACAAAACCTAGCAATGAACCCATTGACATTTCCAGTGGCGATgagaacgatgatgatgtCTCAAATAGTCCACCAAATGGAGGTCCACCACCGAATGTCAATATTGCTGCCACTATAAAAGCATTGAAACGTCCCTTGGAGGAATCAGCTACACCGGCAGCTAATGTGCATGCCAAGAAAA TCAAGCACGATTTAACTATAGCATCATTTGCAGGCACTCGACAGGAAGTGGGCGGCGGTGCCAACGCATCAGCTGTCAATCCCAAAAAGT TTTCTGTAAACGCTTCTAAGGGCAACAATGATGCTGGCTCACGTAAGGAGCCCCATGGAGCAAGCTGCTCATCATATGATCAGTTCCAGCAGCGACAACCGACATCACGTGAATTCAACGAACGTGCACCGTCGCGAGTACgcaaatataaaaaggaaGTTGAGATCACTCGGTCAAATGAGAGCTTCCGTGATATTGGTGGCATGGATGGCACATTAAAGGAGCTATGCGAGATGCTTATACATATCAAATCACCAGAGTTTTACTTTCAACTGGGTTTGCTACCCTCGCGCGGCCTGCTGTTGCATGGTCCGCCTGGTTGTGGGAAAACCTATTTGGCACGAGCCATTGCAGGT CAATTGAAAATGCCTTTGCTGGAGGTGCCTGCCACAGAGCTGATAGGTGGCATTTCGGGTGAGTCGGAGgagcgtatacgtgatatctTTGAGCTGGCCATTGACAATTCGCCGTGTGTCTTGTTTATTGATGAAATCGATGCCATTGCCGGCAATCGTCAGTGGGCTGCCAAGGACATGGAGCGTCGCATTGTTTCGCAGCTCATAACCAGCTTGGATCAGCTGAAAAGCACTGAATTTGGTCAATCTGTAGTTGTCATCGGCGCTACCACACGACCGGATACCCTTGATCCGGGTCTACGTCGCATTGGGCGATTCGATCATGAGATTGCCATACACATACCGTCGCGAAAAGAGCGTCGGGAAATCTTGCGAATTCAGTGCGAGAGTCTGGCAATTGATCCCAAGTTTAACTATGATAAAGTTGCTGAGTTGACGCCCGGTTATGTGGGCGCCGATCTGCTTGCCTTGGTGTCACGTGCTGCAACAATTGCCGTCAAACGTCGATCGATGCAAAAGTTTCGTGAATTGCACGCTGCAAGTGAGCTCAATATGACCACTGTGACGTTGGATGATGATGAGCCTGGCGAGGATAAAGCAGATGATGAGGCCAAGGAGAAGACGCCAACAGACACGAAAACAGCTGAATCAGCTGCTACTGCAGATAtcgaaaagaaagaaacaaatggTGAAGAGGCCAACAAAGAGAGCGAAACTCCAATGGAAGTTGATAGTAAGACAGCAGATGATGCAACAACCCCAAGCCAAGAGAATGAGCAAAAGGAAAAGCCCACTGTTGAGCCAATTGCGGATGAGTTCTATGAGCCCACATTGGCCGAGTTGACCAACTTTCTGGACAATCCACCTGAAGAGTTCGTCTACAACAATTTCTGTTTGACGCTCGACGATTTCATTGCGGCCATTAAAGTAATGCAGCCATCGGCGAAACGTGAAGGTTTCATTACGGTGCCGGACATCACATGGGAAGATATTGGCTCGCTGCACGACATACGAGAAGAGCTCAAGCTGGCTGTGTTGGCACCTGTTAAATATCCCGAGATGTTGGTACGCTTGGGTCTGGAGGCGCCGTCTGGAGTGCTGCTCTGTGGACCACCTGGTTGCGGCAAAACTTTGCTGGCCAAGGCAATTGCCAACGAGGCAggcattaatttcatttcggTCAAAGGTCCCGAATTGATGAATATG TATGTGGGCGAAAGTGAGCGTGCTGTGCGCGCCTGCTTCCAGCGGGCTCGAAATTCGGCGCCCTGTGTCATCTTCTTCGATGAGTTCGATTCGTTGTGCCCCAAGCGTTCAGATGGCGGTGATGGCAACAATTCCGGCACACGCATTGTCAATCAGCTGCTGACTGAGATGGATGGTGTGGAGGAACGCAAAGGCGTTTATATACTGGCTGCTACCAATCGACCGGACATTATTGATCCGGCCATATTGCGTCCAGGTCGCCTGGATACCATACTCTATGTGGGATTGCCCGATGAGCAAGAACGCGCCGATATACTAAAAGCTACCACAAAG aaTGGCAAGCGACCAGTGTTGGCTGAGGATGTGGACCTCAATGAGTTGGCGGCTCAAACCGATGGTTATACTGGTGCTGATTTGGCTGGTTTGGTGAAGCAGGCTTCCATGTTTGCACTGCGTCAGGCGCTGAACAGTGATAATACCAATACCGATGATTTGTGTGTGCGCAAATTGAACTTTGAGGAAGCGCTGAAACAGCTACGTCCATCTGTTAGTGAGCAG GATCGCAAGGTTTATGAGAAGCTGCGACAGAAATACGCTGCGCCGCGTGTGCCGTTGCTGGAGCGCAAGTGA
- the LOC117571404 gene encoding nuclear valosin-containing protein-like isoform X1, giving the protein MKKNKPLLHDHLITNRVKQYLEEHIDETYLDVKQMTKELMRKYPEYSRRKLGPFRQLVHQAFSIISDSYNLDKASSSDDEDDYASDEAQATTAKNSVMSNMMHGLYSSNHQQQQAKKPPIATKPSNEPIDISSGDENDDDVSNSPPNGGPPPNVNIAATIKALKRPLEESATPAANVHAKKIKHDLTIASFAGTRQEVGGGANASAVNPKKFVAVSVNASKGNNDAGSRKEPHGASCSSYDQFQQRQPTSREFNERAPSRVRKYKKEVEITRSNESFRDIGGMDGTLKELCEMLIHIKSPEFYFQLGLLPSRGLLLHGPPGCGKTYLARAIAGQLKMPLLEVPATELIGGISGESEERIRDIFELAIDNSPCVLFIDEIDAIAGNRQWAAKDMERRIVSQLITSLDQLKSTEFGQSVVVIGATTRPDTLDPGLRRIGRFDHEIAIHIPSRKERREILRIQCESLAIDPKFNYDKVAELTPGYVGADLLALVSRAATIAVKRRSMQKFRELHAASELNMTTVTLDDDEPGEDKADDEAKEKTPTDTKTAESAATADIEKKETNGEEANKESETPMEVDSKTADDATTPSQENEQKEKPTVEPIADEFYEPTLAELTNFLDNPPEEFVYNNFCLTLDDFIAAIKVMQPSAKREGFITVPDITWEDIGSLHDIREELKLAVLAPVKYPEMLVRLGLEAPSGVLLCGPPGCGKTLLAKAIANEAGINFISVKGPELMNMYVGESERAVRACFQRARNSAPCVIFFDEFDSLCPKRSDGGDGNNSGTRIVNQLLTEMDGVEERKGVYILAATNRPDIIDPAILRPGRLDTILYVGLPDEQERADILKATTKNGKRPVLAEDVDLNELAAQTDGYTGADLAGLVKQASMFALRQALNSDNTNTDDLCVRKLNFEEALKQLRPSVSEQDRKVYEKLRQKYAAPRVPLLERK; this is encoded by the exons ATGAAGAAGAACAAACCACTATTGCACGACCATTTAATAACCAATCGTGTCAAGCAG TACCTTGAGGAGCACATCGACGAGACGTATTTGGATGTGAAGCAGATGACCAAGGAGTTGATGCGCAAATATCCCGAATATTCGCGTCGCAAACTTGGACCATTCAGACAACTAGTGCATCAAG CATTTTCCATCATTTCGGACAGCTATAATTTGGACAAAGCGAGCAGCTccgacgacgaagacgattACGCATCAGACGAAGCacaagcgacaacagcaaagaaCAGTGTCATGAGCAATATGATGCATGGCCTGTACAGTAGCAaccatcaacagcaacaggctAAGAAACCCCCGATTGCCACAAAACCTAGCAATGAACCCATTGACATTTCCAGTGGCGATgagaacgatgatgatgtCTCAAATAGTCCACCAAATGGAGGTCCACCACCGAATGTCAATATTGCTGCCACTATAAAAGCATTGAAACGTCCCTTGGAGGAATCAGCTACACCGGCAGCTAATGTGCATGCCAAGAAAA TCAAGCACGATTTAACTATAGCATCATTTGCAGGCACTCGACAGGAAGTGGGCGGCGGTGCCAACGCATCAGCTGTCAATCCCAAAAAGT tCGTTGCAGTTTCTGTAAACGCTTCTAAGGGCAACAATGATGCTGGCTCACGTAAGGAGCCCCATGGAGCAAGCTGCTCATCATATGATCAGTTCCAGCAGCGACAACCGACATCACGTGAATTCAACGAACGTGCACCGTCGCGAGTACgcaaatataaaaaggaaGTTGAGATCACTCGGTCAAATGAGAGCTTCCGTGATATTGGTGGCATGGATGGCACATTAAAGGAGCTATGCGAGATGCTTATACATATCAAATCACCAGAGTTTTACTTTCAACTGGGTTTGCTACCCTCGCGCGGCCTGCTGTTGCATGGTCCGCCTGGTTGTGGGAAAACCTATTTGGCACGAGCCATTGCAGGT CAATTGAAAATGCCTTTGCTGGAGGTGCCTGCCACAGAGCTGATAGGTGGCATTTCGGGTGAGTCGGAGgagcgtatacgtgatatctTTGAGCTGGCCATTGACAATTCGCCGTGTGTCTTGTTTATTGATGAAATCGATGCCATTGCCGGCAATCGTCAGTGGGCTGCCAAGGACATGGAGCGTCGCATTGTTTCGCAGCTCATAACCAGCTTGGATCAGCTGAAAAGCACTGAATTTGGTCAATCTGTAGTTGTCATCGGCGCTACCACACGACCGGATACCCTTGATCCGGGTCTACGTCGCATTGGGCGATTCGATCATGAGATTGCCATACACATACCGTCGCGAAAAGAGCGTCGGGAAATCTTGCGAATTCAGTGCGAGAGTCTGGCAATTGATCCCAAGTTTAACTATGATAAAGTTGCTGAGTTGACGCCCGGTTATGTGGGCGCCGATCTGCTTGCCTTGGTGTCACGTGCTGCAACAATTGCCGTCAAACGTCGATCGATGCAAAAGTTTCGTGAATTGCACGCTGCAAGTGAGCTCAATATGACCACTGTGACGTTGGATGATGATGAGCCTGGCGAGGATAAAGCAGATGATGAGGCCAAGGAGAAGACGCCAACAGACACGAAAACAGCTGAATCAGCTGCTACTGCAGATAtcgaaaagaaagaaacaaatggTGAAGAGGCCAACAAAGAGAGCGAAACTCCAATGGAAGTTGATAGTAAGACAGCAGATGATGCAACAACCCCAAGCCAAGAGAATGAGCAAAAGGAAAAGCCCACTGTTGAGCCAATTGCGGATGAGTTCTATGAGCCCACATTGGCCGAGTTGACCAACTTTCTGGACAATCCACCTGAAGAGTTCGTCTACAACAATTTCTGTTTGACGCTCGACGATTTCATTGCGGCCATTAAAGTAATGCAGCCATCGGCGAAACGTGAAGGTTTCATTACGGTGCCGGACATCACATGGGAAGATATTGGCTCGCTGCACGACATACGAGAAGAGCTCAAGCTGGCTGTGTTGGCACCTGTTAAATATCCCGAGATGTTGGTACGCTTGGGTCTGGAGGCGCCGTCTGGAGTGCTGCTCTGTGGACCACCTGGTTGCGGCAAAACTTTGCTGGCCAAGGCAATTGCCAACGAGGCAggcattaatttcatttcggTCAAAGGTCCCGAATTGATGAATATG TATGTGGGCGAAAGTGAGCGTGCTGTGCGCGCCTGCTTCCAGCGGGCTCGAAATTCGGCGCCCTGTGTCATCTTCTTCGATGAGTTCGATTCGTTGTGCCCCAAGCGTTCAGATGGCGGTGATGGCAACAATTCCGGCACACGCATTGTCAATCAGCTGCTGACTGAGATGGATGGTGTGGAGGAACGCAAAGGCGTTTATATACTGGCTGCTACCAATCGACCGGACATTATTGATCCGGCCATATTGCGTCCAGGTCGCCTGGATACCATACTCTATGTGGGATTGCCCGATGAGCAAGAACGCGCCGATATACTAAAAGCTACCACAAAG aaTGGCAAGCGACCAGTGTTGGCTGAGGATGTGGACCTCAATGAGTTGGCGGCTCAAACCGATGGTTATACTGGTGCTGATTTGGCTGGTTTGGTGAAGCAGGCTTCCATGTTTGCACTGCGTCAGGCGCTGAACAGTGATAATACCAATACCGATGATTTGTGTGTGCGCAAATTGAACTTTGAGGAAGCGCTGAAACAGCTACGTCCATCTGTTAGTGAGCAG GATCGCAAGGTTTATGAGAAGCTGCGACAGAAATACGCTGCGCCGCGTGTGCCGTTGCTGGAGCGCAAGTGA